The proteins below are encoded in one region of Pseudonocardia sp. DSM 110487:
- a CDS encoding NmrA family NAD(P)-binding protein, producing MTTLVTGATGNTGRHVVAELVRRGERVRALTRNPAAAAFPAEVETVAGTHTSPAELGSALDGVSRLHITVTAGLAEVGPELVRRAVDAGVRRISVVWGGWVGPVEQAVAESGVEWTRLEPQEFMSNTLTWIDSIRTEGVVREPYDFPSALVHEADIGEVAAVALLEDGHAGRAYNLTGPESLTTRERIAILSRAIRRDITFVPITHEQAVERLMATGVSRADADYVIGWYAAPTDDATTVVDTVEKVTGHPARTFAQWVAEHAQCFATPRVTA from the coding sequence GTGACGACACTTGTCACGGGCGCCACCGGGAACACCGGCCGCCATGTGGTGGCCGAGCTGGTTCGCAGAGGCGAGCGTGTTCGCGCGTTGACCCGGAACCCGGCCGCGGCCGCCTTCCCGGCCGAGGTGGAGACCGTTGCCGGTACGCACACATCGCCTGCGGAGCTGGGGTCCGCACTCGACGGCGTCAGCCGGCTGCACATCACGGTGACGGCGGGGCTCGCCGAGGTCGGGCCCGAGCTGGTGCGCCGGGCGGTCGATGCGGGGGTACGGCGCATCAGCGTGGTGTGGGGTGGCTGGGTGGGGCCGGTCGAGCAGGCCGTTGCGGAGTCGGGCGTGGAGTGGACCCGCCTGGAGCCGCAGGAGTTCATGTCCAACACGCTGACGTGGATCGACTCGATCCGGACCGAGGGGGTCGTGCGGGAGCCGTACGACTTCCCCAGCGCGCTGGTGCATGAGGCCGACATAGGCGAAGTGGCAGCCGTGGCCCTGCTCGAGGACGGCCATGCGGGACGCGCCTACAACCTCACCGGACCCGAATCGCTGACCACGCGGGAGAGGATCGCAATCCTGTCCCGAGCGATCCGCCGCGACATCACCTTCGTCCCGATCACCCACGAACAGGCCGTCGAGAGGCTGATGGCCACGGGCGTGTCCCGGGCGGATGCCGACTACGTGATCGGCTGGTACGCCGCTCCCACCGATGACGCCACGACCGTCGTCGACACCGTCGAGAAGGTGACCGGCCATCCGGCGCGCACGTTCGCGCAATGGGTGGCCGAACACGCGCAATGCTTCGCGACGCCCCGCGTCACGGCGTGA
- a CDS encoding RICIN domain-containing protein, with protein sequence MRRWSLAVGLGMALTVSIPATAVAAPPAGEAADVVTTRVQKDTPDNMCLTASGGTGSQVYQDPCGTEEAQYWEFVGPYYAAQGGLYYLMRNRATGLCLEEMAGSETGSPVVQQTCDTAEPPRNSQAWGITSGDFQMIGSRTSDLQIRLPGSTPGAGAVYSAFVEPHDELAYKFLDEAPEW encoded by the coding sequence ATGCGTAGATGGTCGTTGGCGGTCGGGCTGGGAATGGCGCTGACCGTGTCGATCCCGGCCACGGCGGTGGCCGCGCCGCCCGCCGGGGAGGCAGCCGACGTGGTGACGACCAGGGTGCAGAAGGACACGCCCGACAACATGTGCCTGACCGCGAGCGGGGGCACCGGAAGTCAGGTGTACCAGGACCCGTGCGGCACCGAGGAGGCCCAGTACTGGGAGTTCGTCGGGCCCTACTACGCGGCGCAAGGTGGCCTCTACTACCTCATGCGGAACCGGGCGACCGGCCTCTGCCTCGAGGAGATGGCCGGCAGCGAGACGGGCTCGCCCGTCGTGCAGCAGACCTGCGACACCGCTGAACCGCCTCGCAACTCGCAGGCATGGGGGATCACGAGCGGCGACTTCCAGATGATCGGGAGCCGCACGTCCGACCTGCAGATCAGGTTGCCCGGTTCGACGCCCGGCGCAGGAGCCGTCTACTCGGCGTTCGTGGAACCGCACGACGAGCTGGCGTACAAGTTCCTCGACGAAGCGCCCGAGTGGTAG
- a CDS encoding helix-turn-helix domain-containing protein: MQVDPTPIFVRDCAVPSGGITASLDLILSFIEEDHGAEIARRVALAMVTYLQRPGSQAQISLFTTIPHSDQVLVRRVIEHVISNLDGDLGVGRLEAASQLLTGTREPVTTIARRCGFGSAESLRQAIVAWVGISPTRFRGNSRASG; encoded by the coding sequence GTGCAGGTCGATCCCACGCCGATCTTCGTGCGGGACTGCGCGGTCCCGTCGGGCGGGATCACGGCCTCACTCGATCTCATCCTGTCGTTCATCGAGGAGGATCACGGGGCCGAGATCGCCCGGCGGGTGGCCCTGGCCATGGTCACCTACCTGCAACGGCCCGGCAGCCAGGCGCAGATCAGCCTGTTCACCACGATCCCGCACTCCGACCAGGTCCTGGTCCGGCGGGTCATCGAACACGTGATCAGCAACCTCGACGGCGACCTCGGCGTCGGCCGGCTCGAGGCGGCCTCCCAGCTGCTCACCGGAACGCGCGAGCCGGTGACCACGATCGCCCGCCGGTGCGGCTTCGGCTCCGCTGAGTCGCTCCGGCAGGCGATCGTGGCCTGGGTCGGCATCTCACCGACGCGATTCCGGGGGAACTCCCGCGCGTCGGGATGA
- a CDS encoding UvrD-helicase domain-containing protein: MTVIPFPAPVLAPAAFDVCGELPTGTTVLEASAGTGKTFTIAALATRYVAEGYAALPELMLVTFGREATQELRERVRERLVTAERGLADPVAARAGSDSVVALLADAPDPEVAARRARLARAIIQFDAATIATTHQFCQQMLAGLGVAGDGDRDAVFVESIDDVLTEVVDDFYVRKYGARGAGTPAFSRSEALALARRAVHDGQARLEPRDAEPGTAAHVRYRFAMAVRTEVARRKRVRRIYTYDDMLTRLADALADPARGAAARLRARYRVVLVDEFQDTDPVQWQILRKAFHGSTTLVLIGDPKQAIYAFRGADVVSYLDATDAADHHATLARNWRSDAPLLEALDTVFAGAALGDSRITVHPVESAHPGSRLRGAPVDTPLRLRVASRAGLPKAPRRDLAIVGPARELVARDAATDIAALLASAATIEGAPVAPGDVAVLVRTNDQGAMIRHALAAEGVPAVLSGTASVFGTPVAGEWLTLLEALEQPRAARVRAAALTPFLGHTVAELCGPDAEALLDEVGATLRAWAVVLHERGIAALLEAITTGTGLPGRLLGVADGERLLTDLRHIAQTLHAAAVSEHLGPAALVEWLRHRIADAAQDVVVERSRRLESDADAVQIITIHRSKGLEFPVVYVPFAWDRNVRDPDVPLLHDETGARVLDVGGESGDGWKERVARHRAEEAGEDLRLLYVALTRARCQVVTWWVPATTTATSPLHRLLIGRPPAGRDPAEVYRVPADNAALHALRELAGSRISAKRISVEEIGFSRSALTFSADEPVGGELRAARFSRRLDIAWRRTSYSALTASASHGHGPGVGSEPEAPGIDDEAAVELETGSDLAGVPSPMAELPLGAGFGTLVHGIFEAADLTAADLPGELIARAREQVVHHPVPGVDAEQLGAALLPAVQTPLGPLAGGLRLADIAPRDRLAELDFELPLAGGDTPGRPVALGAVAPLLRTHLPADDPLHPYPDALDGLDEQPLRGYLTGSIDAVLRLPGSRFAVVDYKTNWLGPMGPEGREPLTSAHYTPPRLAEAMIAAHYPLQALLYSVALHRYLRWRLPGYAPERHLGGVLYLFVRGMCGPDTPVVDGVPCGVFSWAPPAPLVVELSQLLDGAI, encoded by the coding sequence GTGACCGTCATCCCGTTCCCCGCCCCGGTGCTCGCACCCGCCGCGTTCGACGTCTGCGGCGAGCTGCCCACCGGCACCACCGTCCTCGAGGCGAGCGCCGGCACCGGCAAGACCTTCACGATCGCGGCGCTCGCCACCCGCTACGTCGCGGAGGGCTACGCGGCGCTGCCCGAGCTCATGCTCGTCACGTTCGGCCGGGAGGCCACCCAGGAGCTGCGCGAGCGCGTGCGGGAGCGCCTCGTCACCGCCGAGCGCGGCCTGGCCGACCCCGTGGCCGCCCGCGCCGGGAGCGACTCGGTGGTCGCGCTGCTCGCCGACGCGCCCGATCCCGAGGTCGCGGCCCGCCGCGCCCGGCTGGCCCGCGCGATCATCCAGTTCGACGCGGCCACCATCGCCACCACCCACCAGTTCTGCCAGCAGATGCTCGCCGGGCTCGGCGTGGCGGGCGACGGCGATCGCGACGCCGTGTTCGTGGAGTCGATCGACGACGTCCTCACGGAGGTCGTCGACGACTTCTACGTCCGCAAGTACGGCGCACGGGGAGCCGGCACGCCCGCGTTCAGCCGGAGCGAGGCCCTCGCCCTCGCCCGCCGGGCCGTGCACGACGGGCAGGCGCGGCTCGAACCGCGCGACGCCGAGCCGGGCACCGCCGCCCACGTCCGTTACCGCTTCGCCATGGCCGTGCGCACCGAGGTCGCGCGGCGCAAGCGGGTGCGGCGCATCTACACCTACGACGACATGCTCACCCGGCTCGCCGACGCGCTGGCCGACCCGGCGCGGGGGGCGGCCGCGCGGCTGCGGGCGCGCTACCGGGTGGTGCTGGTCGACGAGTTCCAGGACACCGACCCGGTGCAGTGGCAGATCCTGCGCAAGGCCTTCCACGGGTCCACCACCCTGGTGCTGATCGGCGACCCGAAGCAGGCGATCTACGCGTTCCGCGGGGCCGACGTCGTCAGCTACCTCGACGCCACCGACGCCGCCGACCACCACGCCACCCTGGCCCGCAACTGGCGCAGCGACGCCCCGCTGCTCGAGGCGCTCGACACGGTGTTCGCGGGCGCGGCGCTCGGCGACTCGCGGATCACGGTGCATCCCGTGGAGTCCGCCCACCCCGGCAGCCGGCTGCGCGGCGCACCCGTCGACACGCCGTTGCGGCTGCGGGTGGCATCGCGGGCCGGGCTCCCCAAGGCGCCGCGGCGCGACCTCGCAATCGTCGGCCCGGCCCGCGAGCTCGTGGCCCGCGACGCGGCCACCGACATCGCGGCGCTGCTCGCGAGCGCCGCCACGATCGAGGGCGCGCCGGTGGCGCCCGGCGACGTCGCTGTGCTGGTCCGCACCAACGACCAGGGCGCGATGATCCGCCATGCCCTCGCCGCCGAGGGGGTGCCCGCTGTGCTGTCCGGCACCGCGAGCGTGTTCGGCACCCCGGTCGCCGGGGAGTGGCTCACGCTGCTGGAGGCCCTCGAACAGCCGCGGGCCGCCCGGGTGCGGGCCGCCGCGCTCACCCCTTTTCTCGGCCACACGGTCGCCGAGCTCTGCGGGCCCGACGCCGAGGCGCTGCTCGACGAAGTCGGCGCCACGCTGCGCGCGTGGGCCGTGGTGCTGCACGAGCGCGGGATCGCCGCGCTGCTGGAGGCCATCACCACCGGCACCGGGCTGCCCGGCCGCCTGCTCGGCGTCGCCGACGGGGAGCGGCTGCTCACCGACCTGCGCCACATCGCCCAGACACTGCACGCCGCGGCGGTGTCCGAGCACCTCGGCCCGGCCGCGCTGGTGGAGTGGCTGCGCCACCGCATCGCCGACGCCGCCCAGGACGTCGTGGTCGAGCGGAGCAGGCGGCTGGAGTCCGACGCGGACGCCGTGCAGATCATCACGATCCACCGCAGCAAGGGCCTCGAGTTCCCCGTCGTCTACGTGCCGTTCGCGTGGGATCGCAACGTCCGCGACCCGGACGTTCCGCTGCTGCACGACGAGACGGGCGCCCGGGTACTCGACGTGGGCGGCGAGTCCGGCGACGGGTGGAAGGAGCGGGTCGCTCGGCACCGCGCTGAGGAGGCGGGCGAGGACCTGCGGCTGCTCTACGTGGCGCTCACGCGGGCGCGCTGCCAGGTGGTCACCTGGTGGGTGCCCGCCACCACCACGGCCACGTCGCCGCTGCACCGGCTGCTGATCGGGCGGCCCCCCGCGGGCCGCGACCCCGCGGAGGTCTACCGCGTGCCCGCCGACAACGCGGCACTCCACGCGCTGCGTGAGCTCGCCGGGAGCCGGATCTCAGCCAAAAGGATCTCGGTCGAGGAGATCGGGTTCTCGCGGAGCGCGCTCACGTTCTCCGCTGACGAGCCGGTAGGGGGCGAGCTGCGTGCCGCGCGGTTCTCCCGCCGGCTCGACATCGCATGGCGGCGCACGTCCTACAGCGCGCTCACGGCCAGCGCGAGCCACGGTCACGGGCCGGGCGTCGGCAGCGAGCCCGAGGCACCGGGGATCGACGACGAGGCCGCGGTCGAGCTGGAGACCGGCTCCGACCTCGCCGGCGTGCCGTCGCCGATGGCCGAGCTGCCGCTCGGGGCCGGCTTCGGCACGCTGGTGCACGGGATCTTCGAGGCGGCCGACCTCACGGCCGCCGACCTGCCCGGCGAGCTCATCGCCCGCGCCCGCGAGCAAGTCGTGCACCACCCGGTGCCGGGCGTCGATGCCGAGCAGCTGGGGGCGGCACTGCTCCCGGCCGTGCAGACGCCGCTCGGCCCCCTTGCCGGTGGCCTGCGCCTCGCCGACATCGCGCCGCGCGACCGGCTCGCCGAGCTCGACTTCGAGCTCCCCCTCGCAGGCGGCGACACCCCCGGCCGACCGGTCGCCCTCGGCGCCGTCGCACCGCTGCTGCGCACGCACCTGCCCGCCGACGACCCGCTGCACCCGTACCCCGACGCGCTCGACGGGCTCGACGAGCAGCCGCTGCGCGGCTACCTCACCGGCAGCATCGACGCCGTGCTGCGGCTGCCCGGCTCGCGGTTCGCGGTGGTGGACTACAAGACCAACTGGCTCGGCCCGATGGGTCCCGAGGGACGCGAGCCGCTCACGTCCGCCCATTACACGCCGCCACGGCTCGCCGAGGCGATGATCGCCGCCCATTATCCGTTGCAGGCGCTGCTCTACAGCGTGGCGCTGCACCGCTACCTGCGCTGGCGATTGCCCGGATACGCGCCGGAGCGCCACCTCGGCGGGGTGCTGTACCTGTTCGTGCGCGGGATGTGCGGCCCCGACACCCCGGTGGTCGACGGCGTGCCGTGCGGGGTGTTCAGCTGGGCGCCGCCCGCCCCGCTCGTGGTGGAGCTCTCGCAGCTGCTGGACGGTGCGATATGA
- the pgm gene encoding phosphoglucomutase (alpha-D-glucose-1,6-bisphosphate-dependent), which translates to MPNHPRAGTPAQPEDLVDIGALLAAYHDRTPDPDDPAQRVAFGTSGHRGSSLRTTFNDAHIAATSQAICEYRAFQRTDGPLFIGRDTHALSEPAWATAIEVFQANGVHVLADADDAFTPTPAVSHAILTHNRGRTGGPADGVVVTPSHNPPADGGFKYNPPNGGPADTDATSWIADRANELLRAGLAGVRRTPLDRAGLARYDFLGAYVADLPSVVDLDAIRTAGVHIGADPMGGASVAYWGAIAERHRLDLTVVNPAVDEQFGFMTLDWDGKIRMDCSSPYAMASLVQRRGEFRIATGNDADSDRHGIVTADGLMNPNHFLAVAIGYLYAHRAGWSPDAGVGKTAVSSSMIDRVTADLGRKLVETPVGFKWFVPGLLDGSIGFGGEESAGASFLRTDGGVWTTDKDGIILALLASEITAVTGRTPSERYRELTERFGEPAYARTDVACSPDDKAKLGKLSADDVRATELAGEKITDRLTSAPGNGAPLGGLKVVTEGGWFAARPSGTEDVYKVYAESFHGQEHLARIQDEAREVVAAALS; encoded by the coding sequence ATGCCGAACCACCCCCGTGCCGGAACGCCCGCGCAGCCCGAGGACCTCGTCGATATCGGGGCCCTGCTCGCCGCGTACCACGACCGCACGCCGGATCCGGACGACCCGGCGCAGCGGGTGGCGTTCGGGACGTCCGGCCATCGCGGCTCGTCGTTGCGCACCACGTTCAACGACGCCCACATCGCCGCCACCAGCCAGGCGATCTGCGAGTACCGGGCATTCCAGCGCACCGACGGGCCGCTCTTCATCGGGCGCGACACGCACGCGCTGTCCGAGCCGGCGTGGGCCACCGCGATCGAGGTGTTCCAGGCCAACGGCGTGCACGTCCTCGCCGACGCGGACGATGCGTTCACCCCCACGCCCGCCGTCTCGCACGCGATCCTCACCCACAACCGCGGCCGGACGGGCGGGCCCGCCGACGGGGTCGTCGTCACGCCGTCGCACAACCCGCCCGCGGACGGCGGGTTCAAGTACAACCCGCCCAACGGCGGCCCGGCCGACACCGACGCCACCTCCTGGATCGCCGACCGGGCGAACGAGCTGCTGCGCGCCGGTCTCGCGGGTGTGCGGCGCACGCCGCTCGACCGGGCAGGGCTCGCCCGCTACGACTTCCTCGGCGCGTACGTCGCCGACCTGCCCTCTGTGGTGGACCTGGACGCGATCCGGACCGCGGGGGTGCACATCGGCGCCGACCCGATGGGCGGGGCGAGCGTGGCGTACTGGGGCGCGATCGCCGAGCGGCACCGGCTCGACCTCACCGTCGTCAACCCGGCCGTCGACGAGCAGTTCGGGTTCATGACGCTCGACTGGGACGGCAAGATCCGGATGGACTGCTCGTCGCCGTACGCGATGGCGTCGCTCGTGCAGCGGCGGGGGGAGTTCCGCATCGCCACCGGCAACGACGCCGACTCCGACCGGCACGGCATCGTCACCGCCGACGGCCTGATGAACCCCAACCACTTCCTCGCCGTCGCGATCGGCTACCTGTACGCCCACCGCGCGGGCTGGTCACCGGATGCGGGCGTGGGCAAGACGGCCGTCAGCTCGTCGATGATCGACCGGGTCACCGCCGACCTGGGCCGCAAGCTCGTGGAGACGCCCGTCGGGTTCAAATGGTTCGTGCCCGGCCTGCTGGACGGCTCGATCGGCTTCGGCGGCGAGGAGAGCGCGGGCGCGTCGTTCCTGCGCACCGACGGCGGCGTGTGGACCACCGACAAGGACGGGATCATCCTCGCGCTGCTCGCCTCGGAGATCACCGCGGTGACCGGTCGCACGCCGAGCGAGCGCTACCGGGAGCTCACGGAGCGGTTCGGCGAGCCCGCCTACGCGCGCACCGACGTCGCCTGCAGCCCGGACGACAAGGCGAAGCTCGGCAAGCTCTCCGCCGACGACGTGCGCGCCACCGAGCTGGCGGGGGAGAAGATCACCGACCGCCTGACCAGCGCGCCGGGCAACGGTGCCCCGCTAGGTGGGCTCAAGGTGGTCACGGAGGGCGGCTGGTTCGCGGCCCGCCCATCTGGCACCGAGGACGTCTACAAGGTCTATGCCGAGAGCTTCCACGGCCAGGAGCACCTCGCCCGGATCCAGGATGAGGCCCGCGAAGTGGTGGCAGCGGCGCTGAGCTGA
- the recC gene encoding exodeoxyribonuclease V subunit gamma — protein sequence MWHLHRAERADTLARALGELLGEPPADPFAAEVVAVPARGVERWLAQRLAHRLGSADGGGDGVCAGVAFPSPAAVVAEVVAAATGLAPDDDPWQPERAVWPLLEVIDASVGEEWCAPLGAHVGDAGRGRRYAVARHLTDLFAAYATHRPALLTAWLAGAGDPEGGAADLAWQPELWRRLRERIGAPSPAERLEAACAVLRADPDVVPLPARVSIFGPTRLPAEHLAVLAALAERRDVHLWLPHPSPALWAAVVAPPEIPLRRADPTAATPRHPLLGSLGRDARELQLRLPAECVDTHHAADEGPPVTLLQRLQADLRDDRAPDGGFVVAPGDRSVQVHSCHGPDRQVEVLREIVLGLLEADPTLEPRDVLVMCPDVETFAPLVSACFGLADGPDAHPGQRLQVRIADRALRQVNPLLDTVAQLLELADSRATTSQLLDLLASAPVRGRFDLDDADLERLRELVVRSGVRWGLDGAHRAPFQLDGFPQNTWSAGLDRLLLGVAMSGADHEWLGTALPLDEVESGDVARLGRLAEFVERVAAVLADLAGQQPLDRWVAVLQHGLDALTLVTGTDEWQGTQARAELAAAVRAAGPHAATVELGLADVRGLLAERLRGRPTRANFRTGTLTVATLVPMRSVPHRVICLLGLDDGAFPRAGVPDGDDLLARDPLVGERDPRSEDRQLFLDAIRAATEHLVVVHSGADERTGARRPPAVPLGELLDAIAATAGAEALDQVVVRHPLQPFDPRNFAGPAPFSFDRAELAGAVAATNAKAPPAPFLVDPLPPAGDDGVIALDELVSFVEHPVKEFLRQRVGLSLFTAEEQDTDSLPVDLDGLAIWSIGDRLLRDRLAGRPLDLCRQAEWRRGELPPGALGEQVLFRVLDDVEPIVAAAQPHLAGEAGDRDVDVTLPDGTRVVGTIGGLHGNVLLRVEFSRLAAKQRVRAWVRLLALTAATREPWRAVTIGRGQKFGLQMATAGPLDPDRAAAELAELVALRRSGLREPLPLPTVAGHTYASVRRGGADPAGALDEALRKWTSGAGAERADTAHVKAWGPAAGPEVLTAAGPPGGEPTRFGTLALQVWSPLLAAEDVVRL from the coding sequence ATGTGGCACCTGCACCGGGCCGAACGGGCCGACACGCTGGCCCGCGCGCTGGGCGAGCTGCTGGGTGAGCCGCCGGCCGACCCGTTCGCCGCCGAGGTCGTCGCGGTACCGGCCAGGGGCGTGGAGCGGTGGTTGGCACAGCGGCTCGCTCACCGGCTCGGGTCGGCCGACGGAGGCGGCGACGGCGTGTGCGCCGGCGTGGCTTTCCCCTCGCCCGCCGCGGTGGTGGCCGAGGTCGTCGCGGCGGCCACCGGCCTGGCTCCCGACGACGACCCGTGGCAGCCGGAGCGAGCGGTGTGGCCGCTGCTGGAGGTGATCGACGCGAGCGTCGGGGAGGAGTGGTGCGCCCCGCTCGGTGCGCACGTGGGTGACGCGGGGCGGGGCCGCCGGTACGCCGTCGCGCGCCACCTCACCGATCTCTTCGCCGCCTACGCCACCCACCGGCCCGCGCTGCTCACCGCATGGCTGGCCGGCGCCGGAGATCCGGAGGGCGGCGCGGCCGACCTCGCGTGGCAACCGGAGCTGTGGCGGCGGCTCCGCGAGCGGATCGGCGCCCCCTCCCCCGCCGAGCGCCTGGAGGCGGCGTGCGCGGTCCTGCGCGCCGACCCGGATGTCGTCCCGTTGCCGGCCCGGGTGTCGATCTTCGGCCCCACCCGCCTGCCCGCCGAGCACCTCGCGGTACTGGCGGCGCTCGCCGAGCGCCGCGACGTGCACCTGTGGCTGCCCCACCCCTCCCCCGCACTGTGGGCCGCCGTCGTGGCGCCGCCCGAGATCCCGCTCCGGCGCGCCGATCCCACCGCCGCCACACCCCGCCACCCGCTGCTGGGCTCCCTCGGCCGCGACGCCCGTGAGCTGCAGCTCCGGCTCCCCGCGGAGTGCGTCGACACCCACCACGCGGCGGACGAGGGCCCGCCGGTCACGCTCCTGCAGCGGCTCCAGGCCGACCTGCGCGACGACCGCGCGCCCGACGGCGGGTTCGTGGTGGCGCCCGGCGACCGCAGCGTGCAGGTGCACTCCTGCCACGGCCCCGACCGGCAGGTCGAGGTGCTGCGGGAGATCGTGCTCGGGCTGCTCGAGGCCGACCCCACCCTCGAACCGCGCGACGTGCTGGTGATGTGCCCCGACGTCGAGACGTTCGCGCCGCTGGTCTCGGCCTGCTTCGGGCTCGCCGACGGGCCCGACGCCCACCCTGGCCAGCGCCTGCAGGTCCGCATCGCCGACCGCGCGCTGCGCCAGGTCAACCCGCTGCTCGACACGGTGGCGCAGCTGCTGGAGCTGGCCGACTCCCGCGCCACCACCTCGCAGCTGCTCGACCTGCTCGCCAGCGCGCCGGTGCGCGGGCGCTTCGACCTCGACGACGCCGACCTCGAGCGGCTGCGCGAGCTCGTGGTCCGCTCCGGGGTCCGGTGGGGGCTCGACGGCGCGCACCGGGCGCCGTTCCAGCTCGACGGGTTCCCGCAGAACACCTGGTCCGCGGGCCTCGATCGGCTGCTGCTCGGCGTGGCGATGTCCGGCGCCGACCACGAGTGGCTCGGCACGGCACTGCCGCTGGACGAGGTCGAGTCCGGCGACGTCGCCCGGCTCGGGCGGCTCGCGGAGTTCGTCGAGCGGGTCGCGGCCGTTCTGGCGGACCTGGCCGGGCAGCAGCCACTCGACCGGTGGGTCGCGGTGCTCCAGCACGGCCTCGACGCGCTCACCCTCGTCACCGGCACCGACGAGTGGCAGGGCACGCAGGCGCGGGCCGAGCTCGCCGCGGCCGTCCGCGCGGCGGGGCCGCACGCCGCCACGGTCGAGCTCGGGCTCGCCGACGTCCGCGGGCTGCTCGCCGAGCGGCTGCGCGGCCGGCCCACCCGGGCCAACTTCCGCACCGGCACGCTCACCGTCGCCACGCTGGTGCCGATGCGGTCGGTGCCGCACCGCGTGATCTGCCTGCTCGGCCTCGACGACGGCGCCTTCCCACGGGCCGGTGTGCCCGACGGCGACGACCTGCTCGCCCGCGACCCGCTCGTCGGCGAACGCGACCCGCGCAGCGAGGACCGCCAGCTCTTCCTCGACGCGATCCGCGCCGCCACCGAGCACCTCGTCGTGGTGCACTCCGGCGCCGACGAGCGCACCGGCGCCCGCAGGCCACCGGCCGTGCCGCTCGGGGAGCTGCTCGACGCCATCGCGGCCACCGCGGGCGCGGAGGCGCTCGACCAGGTGGTGGTGCGCCACCCGCTGCAGCCCTTCGACCCGCGCAACTTCGCGGGGCCGGCGCCGTTCAGCTTCGACCGAGCCGAGCTCGCGGGGGCGGTGGCGGCCACGAACGCGAAGGCCCCGCCCGCTCCGTTCCTGGTCGATCCGCTGCCCCCTGCCGGGGACGACGGTGTGATCGCGCTCGACGAGCTGGTGTCGTTCGTCGAGCACCCGGTGAAGGAGTTCCTGCGCCAACGGGTGGGGCTCTCGCTGTTCACCGCTGAGGAGCAGGACACCGACTCGCTGCCGGTCGACCTCGACGGGCTCGCGATCTGGTCGATCGGCGACCGGCTGCTGCGCGACCGGCTCGCCGGACGGCCCCTTGATCTCTGCAGGCAGGCCGAGTGGCGCCGCGGGGAGCTGCCGCCGGGCGCGCTGGGCGAGCAGGTGCTCTTCCGGGTGCTCGACGACGTCGAGCCGATCGTCGCCGCCGCCCAGCCCCATCTCGCGGGCGAGGCGGGCGACCGCGACGTCGACGTCACGCTGCCCGACGGCACCCGCGTCGTCGGCACGATCGGCGGGCTGCACGGGAACGTGCTCCTTCGCGTCGAGTTCTCCCGGCTCGCGGCCAAGCAGCGGGTGCGGGCCTGGGTGCGGCTGCTCGCGCTCACCGCGGCCACCCGGGAGCCATGGCGCGCGGTCACGATCGGGCGCGGGCAGAAGTTCGGCCTCCAGATGGCCACCGCGGGCCCGCTCGACCCCGACCGCGCCGCCGCCGAGCTCGCCGAACTGGTGGCGCTGCGGCGCTCGGGGCTGCGCGAGCCGCTGCCGCTGCCCACCGTCGCCGGCCACACCTACGCGTCCGTCCGCCGCGGCGGTGCCGACCCGGCGGGCGCGCTCGACGAGGCGCTGCGCAAGTGGACGAGCGGCGCCGGGGCCGAGCGCGCCGACACCGCGCACGTCAAGGCATGGGGCCCGGCCGCAGGCCCCGAGGTGCTCACCGCGGCCGGACCACCCGGTGGCGAACCCACCCGGTTCGGCACGCTCGCGCTGCAGGTCTGGTCCCCGTTGCTCGCGGCAGAAGATGTGGTTCGGCTGTGA
- a CDS encoding DUF2127 domain-containing protein, giving the protein MADVRARRTERWFKAALLVKGLDGAVELFGAVALLLVPAATVHRLVADVVSRDLLGPPDGFLTRHLVAGTAEFASGNRTFVLVYLGLHGVVKLALVWALLRKWRPAYPVAAVVLGVFVGYELLRAVRTGSLVLPFLAALDVLVIVLVLREYRLLSRAR; this is encoded by the coding sequence ATGGCCGATGTCAGGGCGCGCCGGACCGAACGGTGGTTCAAGGCCGCGCTGCTGGTGAAGGGCCTGGACGGCGCCGTCGAGCTGTTCGGTGCCGTGGCGCTGCTGCTCGTCCCGGCCGCAACGGTGCACCGGCTGGTCGCCGATGTCGTGAGCCGCGACCTGCTCGGCCCGCCCGACGGCTTCCTCACCCGTCACCTCGTGGCGGGTACCGCGGAGTTCGCGTCGGGCAACCGCACCTTCGTGCTCGTCTACCTCGGGCTGCACGGCGTCGTGAAGCTCGCACTGGTGTGGGCGCTGCTGCGCAAGTGGCGCCCCGCCTACCCGGTGGCGGCCGTCGTGCTCGGCGTGTTCGTCGGCTACGAGCTGCTGCGCGCGGTCCGCACCGGATCGCTCGTGCTGCCGTTCCTGGCCGCGCTGGACGTCCTGGTCATCGTGCTGGTCCTGCGGGAGTACCGGCTGCTCAGCCGAGCGCGTTGA